TGGTCTTGGCTTTCAGCCAGGAAGATGGAAAGCGACGCGAAGTGGGTTCAGGTGAAGTTATTTCCGTGGAAGATGGTTCCTACACTGCAATTTTTGATTCCGACGATGTGGTGGTGGGCATGGATGCTTTGGTTCGCCAGTTTGCGCCTGAGATGGAAGCTGACCCGCTTTCTGCTATCCCGGACGATGAGTTCGCGGTGGTCGAGCCGGTGGAGAGTGCGGATCTCGATCCGAAAGCTGCGGCTGCGGCCTGTCTGAAGGCGATCGATGAATATCCGGAAGAATCCCGTTTTTACGCTCAGCTTGGTCGCGCCCTAGAAGCCGACGGCAAGCCAGCCAGCGCTATTCTCCAATACGAGAAAGCCCTTGCCTTGCGCTCAGATTATCCAGTGGTGCTGCACAATCTCGCGAAGCTACGTTTTTATGGACCTGAAGAGCTTCGGGATTTCGATACCGCAAGAAAATATTTCCAGCGTGCTGCTGAGCTCGGATTCACCGCTTCATTGCCAGTAATCGGTTCCATGGCCCGTGATGCGATGGGAGGTGAGCGCGATTTCGCTTCCGCGGCGGAGTGGTTCTCAATCGCCGCCGAGCAAGGTAATCCTTACTCCCAAAACGCTTTGGCGGAATGCTACGAAAACGGTTGGGGCATCGATCAAGACATCAGCAAAGCTCTACTGTGGTATCGCAGTGCGGCAGAATTAAGCTATGTGCCCGCCTATCGTAACCTCGGACGAGTTTTCCAGAAGGGAATCGGCGTTACTGCCAGTGAGCAGAAGGCATTTGATTGGTTTTCGCGGGCAGCTGAGAAGGAGGACATGGAATCCCAATATCAGGTTGGTCTGGCATTTCTTTACGGTAAAGGCGTCATGCACAGCGAGGAATACGGAATCGATTGGCTAACGAAGGCTGCCGATGCCGGACACTCCAAGGCTATGCGTACGATCGCTTCCTTTTACTACGACCGTGGCGACTCGAAGAATGGTAAGCTCGATATGGCCGCCGTTTGGTACAAGAAGGCCGCGGCCAATGGAGACGCAGTCGCTCAGTACAGCCTAGGCTCCATGTTCGAAAAGGGCGAAGGTATCGACCGCGATAAGACTTCGGCTATCGATTGGTACCGCAAAGCGGCTCGCCAAGGTCATAGCGAATCACAAAAGCGTCTCGTTCGCCTCAAGGCAGACTGGTAGGAAGACTATTTCAGGCGAGCTGGTACCTCGCGAAAAGAGACATCAGGTTCTCTATCTAGTGAATAGGGGAGTCGGTTTGTGGGAACCGGCTCCCTTCTTCATTTCTGGCAAGGCGATCGGGGAAACTATTCTCCCTGATCGTTGCCTTTTTTGCAGACCCCTGTGGCCCGGAGCTCTTCGCAAGAAGCGGTCACCTGGAGTCGTTGGCTAATGGGGGTAAGGCCTAGTTTGCTCGAAACGCTGTTCCCGTACCACTGCAGAAAAGGGGCGCTGATCTCGAAGATTTTCTGGCAATCGTTGCAGATTACTTGGGCCTTGTGAGGGTCCTCCTCCGTGTTGGGCATGTAGTACATAGTGCTGGAGCCTATGTCTACTTCTCGAACTAAGTTGCTCTCCACTAGGATTGGCAAAGAACGGTAGACGGTCGCGCGGGATACGGTGCGGTCGATCTCCCTTGCTTTGTCCAGTAGCTCCTCCGCGGTGAAATGAGAGGTTTCCTTGAAGACCGCTTCGAAGATTGCCATGCGTTGGCCGGTCATGCGCAAGTTGTGCTTTACCAAGAAGCTTTTGAACTTTTCTCTGCAGTCGTCGATCGTCACGTGCTCGAATCTCAATACAATCTCAATAACTGTCAACCGATAAGGGACGAGGATTATTCAGCCCGATGAGTCTCGATACGACAGTGGTTTGCGTGTGGCTGATGTCCGGATTCGATCGTCCGCTGCACTACCGATTGCCAGCTTCGATGGAGGACATGGCGCAACCTGGTTCGCTGGTCAGAGTTCCGCTTGGGAGACGTCAGGTCATAGGCTTGATCGTGGAAAAGGACTGCGAGCCGGAAGTTTCCTTGATGCAACTGAAGCTTGTTTTGGACCTGGTTTATCCGACTCCAATCATGACGCCGGAATTGCTCAAGCTAGGCGCTTGGCTGCGTCAGTACTATGGAGCGAGTATCCAAAACGTATTGGAGACAATGATACCCGGTCCGGTACGTCAGGGTATGAAGGCCAAGAGCGACAAGTACGTTTCCGCGAACAAGTCCGTGGATTCGGAGTCTTTGGCAAACTTGGAGCGTAAGGCTCCCAAACAATTTGAGCTCTACCAGTTTTTGGCTCAACAATTTCGCGCCCAGAAAAAGAGTCTGGTGCTTAGCCGTCTCGGCGCCTCCCCGGCCGCTTACAATGGTCTTTTGAAAAAGGGTTTTATCGTCGAGGAATCTCGCAAGGTCGAGCGAGTCGCGTACGACGACGAACTCGGGGACGTGGAATACGCCTCCAAGCAGGAGATCGTCTTGAATGAAGAGCAATCTGCTTGTGTAGACAGCATCTCGCTTAGCTTGAAAGCTGGAAAGTTCGCGACCCACTTGCTTTACGGAGTTACTGGCTCTGGTAAAACGGAGGTCTACATTGCGGCGATGGAGGAAGCCCTCCGAGCGGGTAAGAGCGTACTCTTCCTAGTCCCCGAAGTCGCCCTAACGCCGCAAACAGTGGGGCGTTTGCGTTCTCGCTTCACCGAGCACAAAGATGCTCATGCGGTGGTTTGGCACAGCAGCCTCTCGGATGGGGAGCGCTTGGATGCCTGGATGGCTTTGGCCAACGGGACTGCTCGCGTTGTGGTAGGGGCTCGCTCCGCGGTCTTCGCTCCTTTGGAGAAACTTGGTTTAGTTATTGTAGACGAAGAGCATGAGCCGGCCTTTAAGCAAGATGAGAGCCCTCGCTATCATGGACGAGACGTAGCCGTTTACCGTTCTTATCTGGAGCAAGTGGTTTGTGTATTGGGTAGCGCGACGCCTTCGCTAGAAACCTATCGCAACGTAAAGCTTGGGAAGTATAAGGTGGATCGCTTGACCAAGCGTATCGATGATCGTCAGCTCCCCATGATGCATATCGTGGATATGCGGATCGAGATGATGCGTACCCGAAAACCGGTTACGATCAGTTCCTTGCTTGCCCAAAAGCTGCGCGACCGTTGGGAAAAGGGTGAGCAAAGTATCCTGTTTATCAATCGGCGTGGCTACAATTCGACCATGTTGTGCAACGAGTGCGGCCATGTGGAGGAATGCAAACACTGCAGCCTGCCTATGACCTTTCACCGTAGCGACAACACCCTCAAATGTCACCTATGTGGTCATGAGGCAGAGCCTCCGTGGCGTTGTCCTGAGTGCAACAGTGATCAGATTCGTGGTAAGGGTTCTGGCACGCAACGTATCGAGGATGTGGTGAAGAGCATCTTACCCAAAGCTAGTATTGTCAGAATCGATACGGACACGATGGGGAAGAAACATCTGTTTCGAGAGATCTTAGGAGACTTCCGAAAGGGAAAAATCGATTTGTTGGTGGGAACTCAGATGATCGCCAAAGGATTAGATTTTCCGAACGTGACTTTGGTTGGAATGGTGGACGCGGATCTGTCTCTGCATGTACCAGACTTTCGGGCCAACGAGCGAACCTTTCAGCTTTTGGTGCAAGTTTCGGGACGGGCGGGACGCGGCGACTTGGCTGGAGAGGTGGTGGTGCAAACCTTTACCCCGCACGCCGAGCCGATCCAATTCGCCAGGCGCGGGGAGGTGGATGCTTTTCTGGAAGTGGAAATCGAGTCCCGCGAGCAATTCCAGTATCCTCCGTTTCGGCATTTGGTTCGACAGGTCTTTCGCAGCCGAAATGCAGACAAGGCCATGTTTTTCGCTGAGCAATTCGCTCGAAAGCTGGAAGCCAGAGTTGGCGGCAAGATCGAAATGCGCGGGCCGACTCCTTGCTCGATCGAGAAGATGAAGGACCAGTACCGCTTCCACATCTGGTATTTCACTCAGAATGTAAGCGCCTTGATGCGAGATCTAAAAGCCGTGGAAGCGGAAATTCCGTTTCCCAAAGACGTGGTTCAGATCTTCGACGTCGATCCTATGTCGGTGAGTTGAGGCCCGGTCTGCGGAGGTATTTTCCGGATTTTGGTAAAGGAACTCAGAGTCCCGCCGTTTAATATAGGCAGATGAGCTTACGCTCCTCTAAACAATACGACTCTCTCCCACGTAGCCTCGAGACTTTGGTTGGTCTCGAGGTTTGGTCGTATCTGAATTCTATTTTTGATGCAGATCGGCTAGATCGCCGAGACCCATTGGCCTAATTGTTCAAAAGTCTTTTGGGCACCACGGGCCAATTGTTCAAAGCCTTTGGGGGTGGATGCTTGGCTTTGAAGATTCTCCTTTAGTCGAGTCCATTGCTCGGGATCTGGGCCCAATTCGAAAAAACGTCTGGGCGCATCGGGAAGGGAGGTGGCAATTCTCCTTTCGATGATGACCGCTCCGTGGCGAGAACCGTGCAAGGCGTAGCAACAGCCTAGGGCAGCGAGCTTATTGTCCATCCAGTCGAAGTCTGGTTCGGGAGACTGATCCGTATTGATCTTCAACTGCTGTAGGTCCTCTTCGAGTCGAGAGGCCGCGAGCTCCAGAGAGAACTCCTCCCAAACGGCCAGCTCAGTCCGCCTCTGCTCCGCTGAGCTGAAAAACCCGTGGTAGGCGACAAGGACTTTCTGGTATGTCTTGAGGTCCAGATCTGGTCTCATTAGCTGACTGAGAATCGGATGCCGGTGCAGGGCTTCGTGGACGGATCGAGTTCTCTCCACGAGCGTCTGGTGTACGTCGATTACGGGGGACTGATCATGTCTTTTGGATTGCATCTCGCTCATTACACGGAGGTGTCATTTTTTGATTCGCATAGAGGTACCGATTCGCAATGGCAACCTCTGTTCCATTCTTTGGCGAGCCTCGCTAGATCGAGCTTATGGCTGAGGACTCATAGTTTAGAGTCGCAATCACCCTCATGCTCTTTTCACATCGCCGCCATGCGGATCTACTTTCTGGGAATTGCAGGAACAGCTATGGGCAATGCGGCTTTGCTTTTGCGAGCGATGGGGCATGAGGTCATGGGATGTGACCAAGCGGTTTTCCCTCCCATGAGCACCCTGCTGGAGGAGGCTGGAATCGAAATCATGCAAGGCTACAGCGCCGATCGTCTTCGTGAGTTGGATCCAGATCTCGTTGTAGTGGGAAACGCATACTCCCGAGGGAATGAGGAAGTCGAATTCCTGTTGCAGAGCCGTTCGATTGATTACGCTTCCCTGCCAGAGGTGATTCTACGTCATGTACTGAGCAAGCGAAGAAATATCGTCATAACAGGGACCCATGGAAAGACGACCACCACCGCTCTGACTTCGTTTTTGCTAGAGCAAGCGAATGCAAATCCTGGATACATGATTGGTGGAGCTCCGCTTGACCCCGAAAAAGGCTGGTCGGTAGGTCAAGACGGAGGTGCTTTTGTGATCGAAGGAGACGAGTACGACAGCGCTTTTTTCGACAAGCGAAGCAAGTTTATCCATTACTTACCTAACATCGTGGTGCTCAATAATCTCGAGTTTGATCACGCCGATATCTTCCGGGATTTGCAGGACGTTAAACGAACCTTCTCTCATCTGTTGCGACTCATCCCTTCCAATGGGTATTTACTCGTCAACTCTGATGATGAAAACGCTCTTTCTCTCTCAGAACTAGATTTTACCACGGTGTATCGAGTCGGGTTGTCAGGAAATTCCGATTTGTGTATCGGGAATTATGAGACAACGCCTCTAGGTTCTCGTTTCGACCTCTTTTGGCAGGGCAAGCTTTGGCAATCTGTTGATTGGCGTTTAACTGGACTCTTTAACGCTCGAAATGCGGCGATGGCCAGTTTGGCAGCTGCTCTGTCGCAAACCGAGGATCCATTGGGTTTTGATCTTAAATCGCTGGATGGTTTCCGCGGCGTGAAGCGACGTCAGCAAATTAGGGTAGAGCGCAAGGGGTTGACCGTTATCGAGGACTTCGGGCATCACGCCACTGCGGTACGCGATACTTTGTCCGCGTTGCGTAGCCGATTCCCGGATACGAAAATTGTCGCTTGTTTCGAGCCTCGCAGTAATACCTCCCGTCTCGAGATCATGAGGGCTCCCACTATCGAGGCTCTGAGCAATGCCGACCTTGCCTACATCGGGGCAGTGAAAAGCGGCAATAGCGTTGGGGTTGAGCTAATGGACACGAGTTCATTGGCGGCCGATTTGCGCGAAGCGGGTACGGAGGCAAAGGCTTTTGAAAACAACGAAGACCTCTACAGAGCTCTCCGATCCCTGGCCGGTACTTCGGACGGGAAAACTTTGGTTATCTTCTTCACCAATGGCTCTTTTGGAGGCGTGATCGATCGATTTGTGTCACTTTGCCAAGAGGCCTAAATTCGCGTCTGAGCACGCTTTTTTCTGAGAGTCCTAAAAAGGCAGCTCCTATACTCTGATGCGGTATATCAGTTTTCTTAATGATAAGCGGAACTAATTATCCTGCGCTTGCGGTATTCTGAACGTTTCTTACGGTGGCGCCCATGGCATCTCCAGAATTCAAGTACCAGCCCATCATCGAAACGGGCAAGGACGACACCGAATATCGTCACCTCACTAACGAGTTTGTTTCCGTTTCCGAATTTGAAGGGCAGGAAATCCTAAAGGTCGACCCCGCCGCTCTTACCTACCTGGCGAAGACGGCGATTCGCGACGTTTCCTTCATGTTGCGTCCGGCTCACCTCAAGCAGGTGGCAGCGATCCTTGAGGATCCAGAAGCGTCCGAGAATGATCGCCACGTCGCGCTGACCTTGCTCCGCAATGCCGAAGTTTCGGCCCAAGGCGTGTTGCCCTTCTGTCAGGATACGGGGACTGCAATTGTGATGGGCAAAAAAGGCCAGCGAGTCTGGACCAACGGTTGCGACGAGGAGGCTTTGTCCAAAGGCATCTACGAGACGTACGCCAACGAGAATCTTCGCTACTCGCAGACCGCTCCGATCTCCATGTACGAGGAGAAGAATACTGGCACTAACCTTCCAGCTCAGATCGACCTGTATGCGACCGAAGGGGCGGAGTACAAATTCCAGTTTCTCTGTAAAGGCGGAGGTTCGGCCAACAAGACTTTCCTCTACCAAGAGACCAAGGCTCTGCTCAATCCGGAGCGACTCGAGAGCTTCTTGGTCGAGAAGATGATGAGCCTCGGTACGGCAGCTTGCCCACCGTACCACTTATGTTTCGTGATCGGCGGCACTTCGGCGGAAGCGAACCTCAAGTACGTGAAGCTGGCTTCGACGAAGTACTTGGACAACATGCCAACCTCCGGCAACGACCTCGGCCGTGGATTCCGCGACATCGAGTTGGAAAACAAGATTTTGGAACGCGCCAAGGAGTGCGGAATCGGAGCTCAATTCGGCGGCAAGTACTTTGCCCTCGATGTTCGTATCATTCGTCTGCCTCGCCACGGAGCCAGCTGCCCAGTAGGTATAGGCGTTTCCTGCTCCGCGGACCGCAACATCAAGGCGAAGATCAACAAGGACGGTCTTTGGGTCGAACAACTCGAAGGCGATCCCGCTCGTTTCATTCCAGAAGCCTTCAAGGCTAAGGCGGAAAAGAAGGTTATCGAACTCGATCTCAACCGTCCGATGAAGGAGATCCTCGCGGAGCTGACTCAGTATCCGGTTCAGACTCGCTTGTCCTTGAAGGGCACCATCATCGTGGCTCGCGATATTGCTCACGCAAAATTGAAAGAACGCCTCGATCGCGGCGAGGGGCTTCCTCAGTACGTCAAGGATCACCCGATCTACTACGCAGGTCCGGCTAAGACTCCAAAGGGTCTGCCATCCGGAAGCTTTGGTCCGACTACAGCGGGTCGTATGGACTCCTATGTGGAGCAATTCCAGGCCGCGGGCGGTAGCATGATCATGCTGGCCAAAGGAAATCGCAGCCAGCAGGTAACCGATGCGTGTAAGGCTCACGGAGGATTCTATCTCGGTTCGATCGGTGGACCGGCGGCGATCTTGGCCCAGGAAAGCATTAAGAAGGTTGAGCTCGTCGAGTACGAAGAGCTCGGTATGGAAGCGATCTGGAAGATCGAAGTAGAAGACTTCCCTGCCTTCATTCTGGTGGACGACAAAGGAAATGACTTCTTCAAGCTGATCCGCGAGCAAGCGGTCAAGTGCGCTAAATAAGCTATCCCTTTAGCTTTTGATCCCTTTCCGAAGGCGGGCCGATTGGTCCGCCTTTTTTGTGCAGTTATCCTAATGATTAGAAGTCTGAGTATAATATGCTTTTATGTTGAGCATTAGAAACAGCTTGCTTTGAGGTTCTGCCGATCTTCTATCGCAAGGCAATGCCTGAAGCTGAGTCCAAGCGTCCCCTCTACATCCCCTACGCAGGTCCTGTCCTGCTCGAAGTTCCCTTGTTAAACAAAGGAAGCGCTTTCACGGAGCGCGAACGACGGGAGTTCAATCTCGAGGGCTTGCTGCCCCACTGTATCGAAACAATCGAGGAGCAGCGTGATCGCGTATACCATCAGTTTTGCGAGCTCACCACACGGATGGATAAGCATATCTATTTGCGAGGTATCCAGGATACAAACGAGACGCTCTACTATTCGTTGCTGACGCACTATCTGGAAGAGATGTTGCCGTTGATTTATACTCCGACTGTAGGCGAGGCGTGCCAGAAGTTTTCGCAGATCTACCGCCGCAAGCGTGGTCTTTTCATTAGCTACGACGATCGCGATAAGATTGACCGCATCCTACGAAATGCGACCAAGAAGAAGGTTAACGTAATCGTCGTCACGGATGGTGAGCGTATTCTGGGTCTCGGCGACCAGGGAATCGGCGGGATGGGAATCCCGATTGGCAAGCTCGCTATCTATTCCGCGTGTGGAGGTATCAGCCCAGCGAATACGTTGCCGATTACGCTTGATGTGGGTTGCGACAATCCGGATTTGGTCAACCAAACGATGTATATGGGGAAACGCTCTCCACGTATCCGAGGTGAGGCGTATTTCGAATTTGTAGACAAATTCATCAAGGCGGTGAAGGACCTTTGGCCGGACGTGCTCTTGCAGTTTGAGGACTTCGCCCAGCCCAACGCGATGCCTTTGCTCAAGCGCTACAAGGACGAGCTTTGTTGTTTCAACGACGACATTCAAGGAACCGCGGCTGTGGCGGCAGGCACTTTGCTCGCGGCCTGTGATCGCAAAGGCGAAACCCTCGCGGATCAGCGTGTCTGCTTCGTGGGCTCAGGTTCCGCTGGCTGCGGGATTGCTTCTCACCTCGTTGCTCACCTTAGGGCTCAAGGCCTCTCCGAGGCGGAGGCCAAGTCTCGTATGTTCATGGTGGATCGTGATGGTCTGCTCACTACAGACATGAAGGGGTTGCTCGACTTCCAGCAAGAGCTGGCTCAGGACGAAAAGCTCGCAGATCCTTGGCGTGACGCGGATGGTAAGGTATCGCTGGAAAGCTTGATCAAGGGCGCGAAGCCGACCGTGCTGATTGGCGTATCCGGTCAGTTTGGACTGTTTAAGGAAAGCCAGATCCGAGCTATGGCTAAGCAAGTGGAGCGGCCGATCATCCTGCCTTTGTCCAATCCGACCAGCCTTGCGGAAGCGACACCAGAAGATGTCATCACTTGGACGGATGGAGCGGCCATCGTGGCGACGGGAAGCCCGTTTGATCCGGTTTCCTACAAGGGAACGACGCACCAGATTTCGCAGTGCAACAACAGCTATATTTTCCCGGGGATCGGACTTGGCGTGTTGGCTTGTCGTGCCACTCGAGTAACGGAAGGCATGTTGATCGCCGCTAGCCGCACCTTGGCCGATAGTGCTCCGCATCAAAGAGGAACGGGACAGCCGCTCTTGCCTGCCTTGAACGAAATCCGCGATTTGAGCCGCTTGATCGCTCGCCGCGTGGCGCGTCAGGCCATGGAAGAGGGGGTTGCCTTGGACATGACGGAGCTCGCCCTGGAACGCTCCATCGACCGGGTTTTCTGGGAGCCGCAATACCGCCGCTACCAGCGGACGTCTCTCTAGGTCGCGCGATTGTTTCTGAGGAAGGGGCGGAAGGAGGTTGAAAAACCGCTTCCAAATTCGCAAATCTGGGTCGTGCTAAAACGACTCGCTCTCTCTCTTTTGGTTACTGGTCCGCTGCTCTCAACGCTCATGGCGGTGAGTGGCGTGGTCTATTCGGACCTCAACAAAAACGGCAAGCTGGACTCTGGAGAGCCGGGAATCGAAGGTGTTTTGGTCACCAATGGAAATCAAGTGCTGGCGAGCGACGAGTCGGGGCATTACGAACTGACGGAAGAGGGGGGCGACTTCGTTTTTGTGGTTATCCCAAACGGTTGGGAGACACGCCTAACCGATGACCGGCGTCCGCTCTACTATCATGACTCCAGTTTGGAGACTGCGAATTTTCCGCTTTGGAAAACGGAAAAGAAGTCGGTTGCCAAAGCCTTGGTCCTTGCAGATACGCAGACTTACACGGAGACCGACGTTGGCTACCTCCGCGATTCCACCGTGGAAGCGATTCTGGCTAGCGGAGAGAAGTTCGATTTCGGGGTAACTCTCGGTGATGTGGTGAACGACGACTTGAGTCTGCTGCCCAAGGTTAACCGTGCCCTGTCTCGCATCGACTCCACTTTTTATTACGTCAATGGTAACCACGACCTCGACTTCGACGCCGTTGTCGATGGAGAGGCGGTGGCGAGTTTCGAGGCACTGTATGGTCCCGCCAATTTCGCATTCGAATCGGGCCCGGCTCTGTTCATCGGTTTGGATGATGTGCGCTTCCCAGTGGATGTGAATGGCCGCAAAACGTACATCGGCGGATTGCGCGAGGATCAGTTTGTATGGTTGGAGAATCTGTTGGCCTTTGTACCCAAAGAAAAGCCTTTGGTCTTGATGGCTCACATCCCTATGTTTCAACCGGATATCGACGGAGTGGATACGTTTAGGGTCGCGGACCGGGAACGGCTTTTTGATCTTTTGAAAGGTCGTACGAATAGTATGTTCCTTAGCGGCCATACGCATTACCAGCGTCACTATTTTCATGAAGAAGAGCAGGGCTGGGTCGGCGAGTCGCCACTTCACGAATACAATGTGGCGGCAGCTTGCGGGTCGTTTTGGGGTGGACCTCTGGACGAGAACGGAATTCCAGTCTCGACCATGTGGGATGGCACTCCACCTGGTTTCGCGATATTGAAAGTGACCGCTGATGGCTTCCGTAGCGAGTATCGCCCCACCAGTTTCCCGGCTGATTACCAGATCGGTTTAACCGTTCCTAAGCGGATAAAGGAAGGGCAGGGTTGGGTTTCTTTTTATGCCAACGTATTCGATGGCCATGAAGGCTGGACTGTGACGGCCCGAATCGACGAAAGAGAGCAAAGTCGAGGTATGGGCCATACGCTTGCATGGGATCCTGGATACGTGGCCGCTTATCTGGCACAGGACGATGAAGGACAGCCGCTTCCGGAAAAGCGACTGCCGGATCCAAAGATCTGTTTCCACTTGTGGAAGGGCTACTTCCCCTCGGACATGAATACGGGAGAGCATCAGGTCACGGTGACTGCGACGCATCCGGATGGTCGCAGCTTTGAGGCCAAGGCAAGTTTTTCAGTCGAGCCTTAATGGGCTAGGTCTCCAAGCTTCTTGCATCCGGCCACTGGCCCTCCAAATTAGTTCGCTATGAGAACATCGAATCCTGCCCTTTCAGACAAAGCCTTCGAAACCGATCACCGCGCAACGGGCGACGGAGCAATGACCATCAACGGTACGGTCAACAAGACTGGCTTGCTGGTTTGTTTGCTATGGGTAGCGGCTATTTTTACTTGGGAAAAGACCTTTGCCGCCACTGACCCGACTGCACTCTATCCGTGGATGATTGGCGGAAGCATAGGTGGATTGGTTTTGGCCATGATCACCATTTTCAAGAAGACGGCAGCACCGATCACCGCTCCGCTCTATGCTATCGTGGAAGGGCTGGTATTGGGGGTCCTCTCCGCCTTTATGGAAATGCAGTTTCCGGGAATCGTCTTTCAAGCTGTGCTGCTTACCTTCGGTGTACTTTTCGCTCTGCTGCTTGCTTATAAAACCGGCGTTATCAAGGCCACGGAGAATTTCAAACTCGGCGTAGCGGCGGCGACTGGTGGCATCTTCATCGTCTACATGCTTTCGATGGTGCTAGGATTCTTTGGAGTATCGATACCCTTGATACATGAAAGTGGAGCCGTCGGAATAGCCTTCAGTCTGTTTGTGGTGGTGATTGCCGCACTAAATTTGGTTCTCGATTTCGACTTTATCGAAAACGGGGCTGCACGCGGTGCTCCTAAATACCTCGAATGGTACGCGGCGTTTGGCCTTCTTGTGACGCTGGTCTGGCTTTACGTGGAACTGCTGCGATTGCTTTCGAAATTGCGTAGCCGTTAGCCCGCGTTGGACGAGCTTAGCCGGACTTGAAAAAGATATTCCGGATCTTCTTGCCGCCTTCGATCTTGTGCAGGTTTTGCAAGATGAGGCGCTTGTTGAACTCCAGTTCTTGGCGAATCACAGGATTGGATACGGCGATCAGGAGGGTTCGTTCCTTTTCTATGCGCGAGGGGCTGCAGTTGCGAGCGTTGGCGGCTCCGACAATTTGCGGCCAGTTTTGAGTGATGCGATCCTCTAGGGAGTCGACGCCGATCTTGTATTTGGCGAGGATGCGATCGACCACTCCGCTAATGTCACGCTCCGTTTTCGGGGCTTCTCCCGGATAGTTTTCCGGAATGCCTCGAAAGTTGGAAATAAGACGCTCCACACTTTTGCGGAACTTGTAGGGTTGGTCGGCCACAGCGAGGAAGATTGAACTGCAGCCCGCAGTTAGGGAAGCGTTAAGTTAACGCCGCCCGAAGACGGCGTTGCGCGAAACGTATCGCCTAGTCGCCGTTGGGTTTGAAGAGGACCTTGCCAGTCTTGCCTGCTTTGGAGGCGTGGGCGAGGGCTTCCTGCCAATCTTCTAGCGGGTAAGTCGCTGCTACGTCTACGTGGATCTTCGCCTTTTCCATGAAGGTGAAGAGCTCATTGTGGAGGGCGGTGATTTCTTCGCGAGGGGCAGTCTTGTACCACTTGCTAACCCAGAATCCGCGCAGGGAGATGTCGTTGAAAATCAAGTACCGGGTCGGGAAAGGAGCGGGATCGCGATCCATGCCACCGAAGGTGATCAAGGTTCCCTTGTCCTCGAGGAGCTTACACATGCCGAGCGAGCTCGAACCGCCTACGGAGTTGAGGGCGATCTTCGCCTTTTTGCCTTCGGTGAATTTGAGAGCGGCTTTTGCGGCGTCGCGATCGTCGATCAACACGATGCTGGCACCCAGTTTTTTCAAATTCTCCTCCGCATCCAGGCTGCGCACGAGATTAATGGTTTTGATACCGAGGTGGTTGGCGATCTGGATAACCAGTTTTCCAACAGCCGAT
This region of Pelagicoccus albus genomic DNA includes:
- a CDS encoding UDP-N-acetylmuramate--L-alanine ligase, translating into MRIYFLGIAGTAMGNAALLLRAMGHEVMGCDQAVFPPMSTLLEEAGIEIMQGYSADRLRELDPDLVVVGNAYSRGNEEVEFLLQSRSIDYASLPEVILRHVLSKRRNIVITGTHGKTTTTALTSFLLEQANANPGYMIGGAPLDPEKGWSVGQDGGAFVIEGDEYDSAFFDKRSKFIHYLPNIVVLNNLEFDHADIFRDLQDVKRTFSHLLRLIPSNGYLLVNSDDENALSLSELDFTTVYRVGLSGNSDLCIGNYETTPLGSRFDLFWQGKLWQSVDWRLTGLFNARNAAMASLAAALSQTEDPLGFDLKSLDGFRGVKRRQQIRVERKGLTVIEDFGHHATAVRDTLSALRSRFPDTKIVACFEPRSNTSRLEIMRAPTIEALSNADLAYIGAVKSGNSVGVELMDTSSLAADLREAGTEAKAFENNEDLYRALRSLAGTSDGKTLVIFFTNGSFGGVIDRFVSLCQEA
- a CDS encoding transcriptional repressor is translated as MTIDDCREKFKSFLVKHNLRMTGQRMAIFEAVFKETSHFTAEELLDKAREIDRTVSRATVYRSLPILVESNLVREVDIGSSTMYYMPNTEEDPHKAQVICNDCQKIFEISAPFLQWYGNSVSSKLGLTPISQRLQVTASCEELRATGVCKKGNDQGE
- a CDS encoding biliverdin-producing heme oxygenase — translated: MQSKRHDQSPVIDVHQTLVERTRSVHEALHRHPILSQLMRPDLDLKTYQKVLVAYHGFFSSAEQRRTELAVWEEFSLELAASRLEEDLQQLKINTDQSPEPDFDWMDNKLAALGCCYALHGSRHGAVIIERRIATSLPDAPRRFFELGPDPEQWTRLKENLQSQASTPKGFEQLARGAQKTFEQLGQWVSAI
- the priA gene encoding replication restart helicase PriA; translation: MSLDTTVVCVWLMSGFDRPLHYRLPASMEDMAQPGSLVRVPLGRRQVIGLIVEKDCEPEVSLMQLKLVLDLVYPTPIMTPELLKLGAWLRQYYGASIQNVLETMIPGPVRQGMKAKSDKYVSANKSVDSESLANLERKAPKQFELYQFLAQQFRAQKKSLVLSRLGASPAAYNGLLKKGFIVEESRKVERVAYDDELGDVEYASKQEIVLNEEQSACVDSISLSLKAGKFATHLLYGVTGSGKTEVYIAAMEEALRAGKSVLFLVPEVALTPQTVGRLRSRFTEHKDAHAVVWHSSLSDGERLDAWMALANGTARVVVGARSAVFAPLEKLGLVIVDEEHEPAFKQDESPRYHGRDVAVYRSYLEQVVCVLGSATPSLETYRNVKLGKYKVDRLTKRIDDRQLPMMHIVDMRIEMMRTRKPVTISSLLAQKLRDRWEKGEQSILFINRRGYNSTMLCNECGHVEECKHCSLPMTFHRSDNTLKCHLCGHEAEPPWRCPECNSDQIRGKGSGTQRIEDVVKSILPKASIVRIDTDTMGKKHLFREILGDFRKGKIDLLVGTQMIAKGLDFPNVTLVGMVDADLSLHVPDFRANERTFQLLVQVSGRAGRGDLAGEVVVQTFTPHAEPIQFARRGEVDAFLEVEIESREQFQYPPFRHLVRQVFRSRNADKAMFFAEQFARKLEARVGGKIEMRGPTPCSIEKMKDQYRFHIWYFTQNVSALMRDLKAVEAEIPFPKDVVQIFDVDPMSVS
- a CDS encoding tetratricopeptide repeat protein; this encodes MKNVASKLGTFLTVMSVSTLQSSFADVNGEITASNLETGAYTVAIEGESEVSVGELVLAFSQEDGKRREVGSGEVISVEDGSYTAIFDSDDVVVGMDALVRQFAPEMEADPLSAIPDDEFAVVEPVESADLDPKAAAAACLKAIDEYPEESRFYAQLGRALEADGKPASAILQYEKALALRSDYPVVLHNLAKLRFYGPEELRDFDTARKYFQRAAELGFTASLPVIGSMARDAMGGERDFASAAEWFSIAAEQGNPYSQNALAECYENGWGIDQDISKALLWYRSAAELSYVPAYRNLGRVFQKGIGVTASEQKAFDWFSRAAEKEDMESQYQVGLAFLYGKGVMHSEEYGIDWLTKAADAGHSKAMRTIASFYYDRGDSKNGKLDMAAVWYKKAAANGDAVAQYSLGSMFEKGEGIDRDKTSAIDWYRKAARQGHSESQKRLVRLKADW